A stretch of Eubalaena glacialis isolate mEubGla1 chromosome 10, mEubGla1.1.hap2.+ XY, whole genome shotgun sequence DNA encodes these proteins:
- the DGKZ gene encoding diacylglycerol kinase zeta isoform X10: MLQKSVSRRKCAACKIVVHTPCIEQLEKINFRCKPSFRESGSRNVREPTFVRHHWVHRRRQDGKCRHCGKGFQQKFTFHSKEIVAISCSWCKQAYHSKVSCFMLQQIEEPCSLGVHAAVVIPPTWILRARRPQNTLKASKKKKRASFKRKSSKKGPEEGRWRPFIIRPTPSPLMKPLLVFVNPKSGGNQGAKIIQSFLWYLNPRQVFDLSQGGPKEALEMYRRVHNLRILACGGDGTVGWILSTLDQLRLKPPPPVAILPLGTGNDLARTLNWGGGYTDEPVSKILSHVEEGNVVQLDRWDLRAEPNPEAGPEERDEGATDRLPLDVFNNYFSLGFDAHVTLEFHESREANPEKFNSRFRNKMFYAGTAFSDFLMGSSKDLAKHIRVVCDGTDLTPKIQDLKPQCIVFLNIPRYCAGTMPWGHPGEHHDFEPQRHDDGYLEVIGFTMTSLAALQVGGHGERLTQCREVLLTTSKAIPVQVDGEPCKLAASRIRISLRNQATMVQKAKRRSAAPLHSDQQPVPEQLRIQVSRVSMHDYEALHYDKEQLKEASVPLGTVVVPGDSDLELCRAHIERLRQEPEDAGAKSPTCQKLSPKWCFLDATTASRFYRIDRAQEHLNYVTEIAQDEIYILDPELLGASARPDLPTPSSPLPTSPCSPRPRSLPGDAAPPTGEELIEAAKRNDFCKLQELHRAGGDLMHRDERSRTLLHHAVSTGSKEVVRYLLDHAPTEILDAVEENGETCLHQAAALGQRTICHYIVEAGASLMKTDQQGDTPRQRAEKAQDTELAAYLENRQHYQMIQREDQETAV, translated from the exons GGCTTCCAGCAGAAGTTCACCTTCCACAGCAAGGAGATCGTGGCCATCAGCTGCTCCTGGTGCAAGCAAGCA TACCACAGCAAGGTGTCCTGCTTCATGCTGCAGCAGATCGAGGAGCCATGCTCCCTGGGGGTCCACGCCGCCGTGGTCATCCCACCCACCTGGATCCTCCGTGCCCGGAGGCCCCAG AATACCCTCAAGGcaagcaagaagaaaaagagggcaTCCTTCAAGAGGAAATCTAGCAAGAAAGGGCCTGAG GAGGGCCGCTGGAGACCCTTCATCATCAGGCCCACCCCGTCCCCCCTCATGAAGCCCTTGCTGGTGTTCGTGAACCCGAAGAGTGGGGGCAACCAG GGCGCCAAGATCATCCAGTCCTTCCTCTGGTATCTCAATCCCCGGCAAGTCTTTGACCTGAGCCAGGGAGGGCCCAAGGAAGC GCTGGAGATGTACCGCCGGGTGCACAACCTGCGGATCCTGGCCTGCGGGGGCGATGGCACG GTGGGCTGGATCCTCTCCACCCTGGACCAGCTGCGCTTAAAACCACCGCCGCCCGTCGCCATCCTGCCCCTGGGCACCGGCAACGACTTGGCCCGCACCCTCAACTGGGGTGGG GGCTACACCGATGAGCCCGTGTCCAAGATCCTCTCCCACGTAGAGGAGGGCAACGTGGTGCAGCTGGACCGCTGGGACCTCCGTGCAGAGCCCAACCCCGAGGCGGGGCCTGAGGAGCGAGATGAGGGGGCCACCGACCGG CTGCCGCTGGATGTCTTCAACAACTACTTCAGCCTGGGCTTTGATGCCCACGTCACCCTGGAGTTTCACGAGTCtcgag AGGCCAACCCAGAGAAATTCAACAGCCGCTTTCGGAATAAGATGTTCTACGCCGGG ACAGCCTTCTCCGACTTCCTGATGGGCAGCTCCAAGGACTTGGCCAAGCACATCCGCGTGGTG TGTGACGGGACTGACCTGACCCCCAAGATTCAGGACCTGAAACCCCAGTGCATTGTTTTCCTGAACATCCCCAG GTACTGTGCGGGCACCATGCCCTGGGGCCACCCTGGGGAGCACCATGACTTCGAGCCCCAGCGGCACGATGATGGCTACCTCGAGGTTATTGGCTTTACCATGACATCCCTG GCAGCACTGCAGGTGGGCGGGCACGGCGAGCGGCTGACACAGTGCCGAGAGGTGCTGCTTACCACGTCCAAGGCCATCCCAGTGCAGGTGGATGGTGAGCCCTGCAAGCTCGCAGCCTCACGCATCCGCATCTCCCTGCGCAACCAGGCCACCATGGTGCAGAAGGCCAAGCGGCGGAGCGCCGCCCCCCTGCACAGCGA CCAGCAGCCGGTGCCGGAGCAGCTGCGGATCCAGGTGAGCAGGGTCAGCATGCACGACTACGAGGCCTTGCACTATGACAAGGAGCAGCTCAAAGAGGCCT CCGTGCCATTGGGCACCGTGGTGGTCCCGGGAGACAGCGACCTGGAGCTGTGCCGCGCCCACATCGAGAGGCTCCGGCAG GAGCCCGAAGATGCTGGAGCCAAGTCCCCGACGTGCCAGAAACTCTCCCCCAAGTGGTGCTTCCTGGATG CCACCACTGCTAGCCGCTTCTACAGGATTGACAGGGCCCAG GAACACCTCAACTACGTGACCGAGATCGCACAGGATGAGATTTATATCCTGGACCCTGAGCTGCTGGGGGCGTCTGCCCGACCCGACCTCCCaaccccctcttcccctctccccacctcgcCCTGCTCACCCAGGCCCCG GTCACTGCCAGGGGATGCTGCACCCCCTACAG GTGAAGAGCTGATCGAGGCTGCCAAGAGGAACGATTTCTGTAAG CTCCAGGAGCTGCACCGAGCCGGGGGTGACCTCATGCACCGAGACGAGCGGAGCCGCACGCTCCTGCACCACGCCGTCAGCACCGGCAGCAAGGAAGTGGTCCGCTACCTGTTGGACCACG ccCCCACAGAGATCCTTGATGCTGTGGAGGAAAA CGGGGAGACCTGTCTGCACCAGGCCGCAGCCCTGGGCCAGCGCACCATCTGCCACTACATCGTGGAGGCCGGGGCCTCTCTCATGAAGACAgaccagcag GGCGACACTCCCCGGCAGCGGGCTGAGAAGGCTCAGGACACAGAACTGGCCGCGTACCTGGAGAACCGGCAGcactaccagatgatccagcggGAGGACCAGGAGACGGCTGTGTGA
- the MDK gene encoding midkine isoform X1: protein MQRRGFLLLALLALLALTSAVAKKKDKVKKGGPGSECAEWTWGPCTPSSKDCGVGFREGTCGAQTQRIRCRVPCNWKKEFGADCKYKFESWGACDGGTGTKARQGTLKKARYNAQCQETIRVTKPCTPKTKAKAKASFLTHSSPGGQQGRGESAHFSAKKGKGKD from the exons ATGCAGCGCCGAGGCTTCCTCCTCCTCGCCCTCCTCGCCCTGCTGGCGCTCACCTCCGCGGTGGCCAAAAAGAAAG ACAAAGTGAAGAAGGGAGGCCCGGGGAGCGAGTGCGCGGAGTGGACCTGGGGGCCCTGCACCCCCAGCAGCAAGGACTGCGGCGTGGGTTTCCGCGAGGGCACCTGCGGGGCCCAGACGCAACGCATCCGGTGCCGGGTGCCCTGTAACTGGAAGAAGGAGTTTGGAG CCGACTGCAAGTACAAGTTTGAGAGCTGGGGGGCATGTGATGGGGGCACAGGCACCAAAGCCCGCCAAGGCACCCTGAAGAAGGCGCGGTACAATGCCCAGTGCCAGGAGACCATCCGTGTGACCAAGCCCTGCACCCCCAAGACCAAAGCCAAGGCCAAAG CTTCATTCCTGACTCACAGCAGCCCTGGAGGCCAACAGGGCAGAGGGGAATCTGCCCACTTCTCAG ccaagaaagggaagggaaaggactaG
- the CHRM4 gene encoding muscarinic acetylcholine receptor M4, whose amino-acid sequence MANFTPVNGSLGNQSVRLVTSTHNRYETVEMVFIATVTGSLSLVTVVGNILVMLSIKVNRQLQTVNNYFLFSLACADLIIGAFSMNLYTVYIIKGYWPLGAVVCDLWLALDYVVSNASVMNLLIISFDRYFCVTKPLTYPARRTTKMAGLMIAAAWVLSFVLWAPAILFWQFVVGKRTVPDNQCFIQFLSNPAVTFGTAIAAFYLPVVIMTVLYIHISLASRSRVHKHRPEGPKEKKAKTLAFLKSPLMKQSVKKPPPGEASRGELRNGKLEEAPPPVLPPPPRPVADKDTSNESSSGSATQNTKERPPTELSTTEATTPATPAPPLQPRTLNPASKWSKIQIVTKQTGNECVTAIEIVPATPAGMRPAANVARKFASIARNQVRKKRQMAARERKVTRTIFAILLAFILTWTPYNVMVLVNTFCQSCIPDTVWSIGYWLCYVNSTINPACYALCNATFKKTFRHLLLCQYRNIGTAR is encoded by the coding sequence ATGGCGAACTTCACACCGGTCAATGGCAGCTTGGGCAACCAGTCTGTGCGCCTGGTCACGTCAACCCATAACCGCTATGAGACAGTGGAGATGGTGTTCATTGCCACGGTGACAGGCTCACTGAGCCTCGTGACTGTCGTGGGCAACATCCTGGTGATGCTATCCATCAAAGTCAACAGGCAACTGCAGACGGTCAACAACTACTTCCTCTTCAGCCTGGCATGTGCTGATCTCATCATAGGCGCTTTCTCCATGAACCTCTACACCGTGTACATCATCAAGGGCTACTGGCCTCTGGGTGCCGTGGTGTGTGACCTGTGGCTGGCCCTGGACTATGTGGTGAGCAATGCCTCCGTCATGAACCTGCTGATCATCAGCTTTGACCGGTACTTCTGCGTCACCAAGCCCCTCACCTACCCAGCGCGGCGTACCACCAAGATGGCGGGCCTCATGATTGCTGCTGCCTGGGTCCTGTCCTTCGTGCTCTGGGCGCCTGCCATCTTGTTCTGGCAGTTTGTGGTGGGCAAGCGGACGGTGCCAGACAACCAGTGCTTCATCCAGTTTTTGTCCAACCCGGCGGTGACCTTCGGCACGGCCATCGCCGCCTTCTACCTGCCTGTGGTCATCATGACGGTGCTCTACATCCACATCTCCCTGGCCAGTCGCAGCCGAGTTCACAAGCACCGGCCCGAAGGCCCTAAGGAGAAGAAGGCCAAGACCCTGGCCTTCCTCAAGAGCCCCCTGATGAAGCAGAGTGTCAAGAAACCGCCCCCAGGAGAAGCTTCTCGGGGGGAGCTGCGCAACGGGAAGCTAGAGGAGGCCCCTCCGCCGGTCCTCCCCCCCCCGCCACGCCCAGTGGCTGACAAGGACACCTCCAATGAGTCCAGCTCTGGCAGTGCCACCCAGAACACCAAGGAACGACCACCCACAGAGCTGTCAACCACAGAGGCCACCACGCCCGCCACACCTGCACCTCCCCTGCAGCCACGGACCCTCAATCCGGCCTCCAAATGGTCCAAGATCCAGATTGTGACAAAGCAGACAGGCAATGAGTGTGTGACAGCCATCGAGATTGTGCCTGCCACACCGGCTGGCATGCGTCCGGCGGCCAACGTGGCCCGTAAGTTTGCCAGCATCGCCCGCAACCAGGTGCGCAAGAAGCGGCAGATGGCAGCCCGAGAGCGCAAGGTGACTCGGACCATCTTTGCCATTCTGCTAGCCTTCATCCTCACCTGGACGCCCTACAATGTCATGGTCCTGGTGAACACCTTCTGCCAGAGCTGCATCCCTGACACCGTGTGGTCCATTGGCTACTGGCTCTGCTACGTCAACAGCACCATCAACCCGGCCTGCTATGCCCTCTGCAATGCCACCTTTAAAAAGACCTTCAGGCACCTGCTGCTATGCCAGTATCGGAACATCGGCACTGCCAGGTAG
- the MDK gene encoding midkine isoform X2, which yields MQRRGFLLLALLALLALTSAVAKKKDKVKKGGPGSECAEWTWGPCTPSSKDCGVGFREGTCGAQTQRIRCRVPCNWKKEFGADCKYKFESWGACDGGTGTKARQGTLKKARYNAQCQETIRVTKPCTPKTKAKAKAKKGKGKD from the exons ATGCAGCGCCGAGGCTTCCTCCTCCTCGCCCTCCTCGCCCTGCTGGCGCTCACCTCCGCGGTGGCCAAAAAGAAAG ACAAAGTGAAGAAGGGAGGCCCGGGGAGCGAGTGCGCGGAGTGGACCTGGGGGCCCTGCACCCCCAGCAGCAAGGACTGCGGCGTGGGTTTCCGCGAGGGCACCTGCGGGGCCCAGACGCAACGCATCCGGTGCCGGGTGCCCTGTAACTGGAAGAAGGAGTTTGGAG CCGACTGCAAGTACAAGTTTGAGAGCTGGGGGGCATGTGATGGGGGCACAGGCACCAAAGCCCGCCAAGGCACCCTGAAGAAGGCGCGGTACAATGCCCAGTGCCAGGAGACCATCCGTGTGACCAAGCCCTGCACCCCCAAGACCAAAGCCAAGGCCAAAG ccaagaaagggaagggaaaggactaG